A segment of the Solanum lycopersicum chromosome 9, SLM_r2.1 genome:
gatatgtattgggtagtgttgtaaactcttctatatgcttaattgtatgcttgcatgaatgtgatcatgtaattgtgatgaataagcatgatgaaactattgaatcctaaatattgaaaatctcttgttaatgatgatgccttagtataaaagaaggcttgatgaactaaagtaatgagattgatgatgccttggtataaaagaaggattgatgaattaacagaatgagatttgtggagcgggtgtcacgaatcgacacgtagaattaggggatcaggtgtcacgaaccgacacgtagaattaggggatcgggtgtaatgaaccgacacgtagaattaggggatcgggtgttacgaaccgacacgtagaattaggagatcgggtgtcacgaatcgacacgtagaattaggggatcgggtgtcacgaaccgacacatagaattaggggatcgggtgtcacgaaccgacacgtagaattaggggatcgggtgtcacgaaccgatacgtagaactaggggatcggagtgtcacgttccgatacgtAGTAGtagaggagcggagtgtcacgtaccgacacaggaataaaggtgatgaatctttaaagatgttaatatactcaatctaatgaacctaattcccaaatgagtatgatatggaggcttgagtcctcatgtgtgaacttgacggtacttattaacgatcatagtacttgttgttgctgcagattgagtattgtagttgatttatgatattatttgatgcatattgttttctattttgagttggccgatcaTATCTACTCAGTtgccgtgttttgtactgacccctacttgtatgtttctttccttgttatttgtgaagtgcagcaaatgtgccgtcgtcttcaactcaatcgcaactctagccagtcttcattacaccggatttcagggtgagctaatgcttctagcttggactggatcttcttcttcatgtctcgatgccttgaagttccggcatagactagctttttatttattctagctttctagatacccttagctttagtaatttgaggatagatgttcttgtgatgacgacttccagattttggggataataatagttgttgagtttttagaagttattgaattggtttttattaatgagtttaagtctttcacattactttctgttgatattatattgaaatgttaaggtttagattagttggttcgctcacataagagggtaagtgtgggtgccgatcgcggcccgatttgggtcgtgacaatattggtatcagagcattaggttcgtcggtctcatcacacaagaacgagtctagtagagtcttaaggaacggtagggggacgcctttacttttctttgagaggctataagacttaaggaaaatttcattcattctttctttctttcgtgctattacttggatccaattggtatctaggtgatacaaattggtatctgaccatctccactctatttcgcagatggttagaactagagtaacgatcgcgccaacatcaacatcggcaagacaagatacATCTAAGCCAGccattggggctgtagctcgaggaagagcagcggcaagaggccgtggtagaggtcgtgggaggacgtcctctagaggaagaggacaagcacctagcccatctgatactggggcggtgactcctccaccgactgaggaagtagtaagagaaggggaggatggggagaatgaacaagtgcagaatgaggaactaccaccccaacctaccccagagatgataaatcaggttcttgcttatcttagcgggttatgtgatcaaggccaagcgcctccagtgttttctacaccagcacctaaggctccggaggtacaacatgcggctactgtggctccccgcatggatgcctcattggaaataggcacatttcctcgtctgactacagggcctgtaatgacaaatgatcagcatgaacttttcagtaagttcttgaaattgaaacctccagtcttcaagagtgctgaatcggaggatgcttatgattttctggttgactgtcatgagctactacacaagatgggtatagtagaacggtttggtgttgagtttgtgacttatcagtttcaaggaaacgccaaaatgtggtggcggtcacatgttgagtgtcaaccaacggaggcaccacctatgacttgggcatcattctctagactgtttatggagaagtatatctcccggactttgagggataggaaaagagatgaatttttgagcctagagcaaggtaggatgtcggttactgcatatgaggctaagttccgtgcattatcccggtatgccacccaactttgtttcagtccacaagagcggattcgccgttttgtgaaggggttgaggtcagaactgCGGATTTCAgctttacaggtagcggctacggctaAATCCTTttaagaagtggtagacttcatgatagaggtggaaggagtgaagccagatgacttcaccatggcatcgacatcaaaaaggtttcgaaagggaggtgagtttaatgattcttactctagaggacagggttcagggggttactcagttcgaccaattcagtcttcactacagactgtagttgggggtccacctcagaccggtcaacacttctctgagagacccacGCTTGACTCCAGaaagtgttatggatgtggggagactggacacattaggagaaattgtccaaaacagagttatagaaccccaatagctagaggtagaggtggtcatggtagaggccgttattctggaggacgtggtggccgaggtaacggtggtcatcaaaacggccggggtgacggacaaatgggaactactgcagcgcaacatggtaggggcaacgggcaaacaggtgatagggcccattgttacactttccctgggcggtcggaagcagagacatcagatgctgttatcacaggtaatcttttggtttgtgattgtatgacttctgtattatttgaccctgtctctacattttcatatgtatcttccgcatttgctaatggtcttaatttacattgtgaattgcttgacatgcctattcgtgtttctactccggtcggtgagtctgtgatagttgaaaaggtgtataggtcttgtcttgtaacttttatgggaagcaatactcatgtagacttggttatcttagaaatggttgattttgatgtaattctgggtatggcttggctttctccaaattttgcgatcttggattgtaatgctaaaactatgacgttagccaagcctgggacagatccgttagtgtgggagggtgactacacttccaatccgattcgtatcatctcctttctacgtgctaagaaaatggttagtaagggttgtttagtgttcttggcacatctcagggatgatactacccaagtacctccaattgagtcggtctcgatagttcgtgagtttttagatgtgtttcctgcagaccttccgggtatgccaccggatagagatattgacttctgcatcgatcttgaactgggtactcgccccatttctatacccccttatagaatggctcccgcggagttaagagaattaaaggcacaactttaagagttgctaagcaaaggctttattagaccaagtgcatctccttggggtgctccggaattatttgtgaagaaaaaggatgggagttttaggatgtgcatagactacaaacagttgaacaaggtaactattaagaacaagtatcccattcctcgcattgatgatttgttcgatcagttacaaggtgcttgtgttttctctaagattgacttgaggtccggttatcatcaattgaagatacgggcaacggatgtgccaaagactgcttttcagaccaggtatgggcattacgaatttgtagtgatgtcttttggtcttacgaatgcccctgctactttcatgagcttgatgaacgggatttttaagccatatctggatctatttgtgatcatatttattgatgatatattggtatactcaaagagcaagaaggaacatgaggagcacttgagaatggtattggaaatgttgagggagaaaaagctttatgccaaattctccaagtgtgagttttggctagatgtagtgtccttcttggggcatgtggtttcgaaggatggggtgatggtagatccttctaagattgagacagtgaagaattgggcaagacccactaatgtgtcagaaataaggagctttgttggtttagctaactattaccatcgatttgtcaagggattctcttccattgcttcccaattgacaaacttgactaagcagaatgttccatttgtatggtcggacgaatgtgaagaaagctttcagaagttcaagactttgttgactaccgcaccaatccttaccttgccagtggaaggtaagaatttcattgtctattgtgatgcatcctattcgggtttgggtgtagtactaatgcaagagaagaatgtaattgcttatgcgtcgaggcaattaaaggtgcacgaacgtaattatccaacccatgatttggagttggctgcggtagtgtttgcattaaagcaatggagacattatttatatggggttaagtgtgaagtctacatggatcatcatagcctacagtacgtctttactcagaaagatttgaacttgagacagaggagatggatggaactactgaaggactacgacatcactatcttgtatcatccgggaaaggccaatgttgtggcagacgccttaagtaggaaggcagggagcatgggaagtctagctcacttgcaagtttttagacgtccattggctagagaggttcagactctggctaacgacttgatgaggttagaagtaaatgagaagggaggattgttggcttgtgtggaggcgagatcttcttttcttgacaagattaagggaaaacagtttgaggatgagaaactatgcagaatccaagataaagtattgcgaggagaggctaaggaagcacaaatcgatgaggaaggtgttttgagaatcaagggaagggtatgtgtaccccgcgtcaatgatttgatcaacactattctgacagaggctcatagttcaaggtattctatacatcttggtgcaaccaagatgtatcgtgacctaaagcaacacttttggtggtgtagaatgaagcgtgatattgttgattttattgtcaaatgtccaaactgtcagcaagtaaagtatgaacaccagaggcccggaggaacacttcagagaatgcccattcctgaatggaagtgggaaaggattgcaatggatttcgtggttggtcttccaaagacaatgggtaagtatgactctatttgggtgattgttgataggttaactaagtctgctcatttcattctggtcaaggtgacttacaatgcagagaagttagccaaaatctatgtctcaaaAATTGTttggttgcatggggttccactctccatcatatcagatagaggtacacaatttacttctaagttttggaaaacattgcatgcagaattaggtactaggttggaccttagtactgcgttccatcctcagaccgatggtcagtctgagcgaacgattcaagtgttggaggatatgcttcgagcatgagtgatagaatttggtggtcattgggatagcttcttacccttagcagagttctcctacaacaatagctatcactcaagcattgatatggccccatttgaggcactatatgggagaagatgtaggtctcccattggatggtttgatgcatttgaggttagaccttgggttactgaccttttgagggattcattggagaaagtgaaatctattcaagaaaggTTGTTAGCGgtgcaaagtaggcaaaaggaatatgcagatcaaaaggttaaagacatggagtttatggagggtgaaaaggtcttgctgaaggttttacccatgaaaggggtgatgcgttttggtaaaaggggaaaattaagcccaaggtatattggtccctttgaaatacttaagcgagtaggggaggtggcttatgagttagccttgcctccagggctgtccggagtgcatctggtatttcatgtgtctatgttgaaaagataccatggggatggaaactacatcattcgttgggattcagttttgcttgatgagaatttgacttatgaggaggagcctgttgccatcctagatagagaaatttgcaagttgagatcaagggagattgcatccatcaaagttcaatggaaaaatcgaccagtcgaagaagccacttgggagaaagaagctgatatgcgagaaagatacccacacctgtttacagattcaggtactccttttcgcccttgttttccttcttgtgatcgttcggggacgaacgatgggtaaattggtatctattgtaacgacctgtttagtcgttttgagcagcagattttatttctggaaaaacaggctgagacgacgaaacccacgacggaccgtcacgggcacgacggaccgtcgaggggtctcgttttaaaacacttagaaattctgaaatttgggtactgaaatcgactctctgaacttcgtgatgaaagtgcaggacggaccgtcacaggtatgacaggccgtcacagggtcttaaataaaaagtgagtctctgaactctgtgacggagcagcaggacggaccgtcgcaggcacgacggcccgtcacaggctgcgtaatcccaggcgaggttagatttctttaaatgttttaagggacgttttggactattcttgctataattataaatttagtgggttaatgttaataatttaactacttgagggttaaaagagataaccttgaattgattaatgggttaattcaccatcttttatacttaattatatgctaattagggtaaaagaaagagggtttgaataagaaaaagaaaagaacagagagagggagaacgatcgagagagagagaggacaaacgaagctttggggaatttgcttgcttgatcactaatcttcggtggaggtaggttatggtttatatactattcgtagtaaactcttaatagtgaatgatatgtatttggtagtgttgtaaacccttctatatgtttaattgtatgcttgcatgaatgtgatcatgtaattgtgatgaataagcatgatgaaactattgaatcctaaatcttaaaaatctcttgttaatgatgatgccttagtataaaagaaggcttgatgaactaaagtaatgagattgatgatgccttggtataaaagaaggattgatgaattaatagaatgagatttgtgaagcgggtgtcacgaaccgacacgtagaattaggggatcgggtgtcacgaaccgacacgtagaattaggggatcgggtgtcacgaaccgacacgtagaattaggggatcgggtgtcacgaaccgacacgtagaattaggggatcgggtgtcacgaaccgacacgtagaattaggggatcgggtgtcacgaaccgacacgtaaaattagggaatcgggtgtcacgaaccgacacgtagaattaggagatcgggtgtcacgaatcgacacgtagaactaggggatcagagtgtcacgttccgatacgtagtagtaggggagcggagtgtcacgtaccgacacaggaacaaaggtgatgaatcttgaaagatgttaatatactcaatctaatgaacctaattcccaaatgagtatgatatggaggcttgagtcctcatgtgtgaacttgacggtacttattaacgatcatagtacttgttgttgctgcagattgagtattgtagttgatttatgatattatttgatgcatattgttttctattttgagttggccgatgatatctactcagtacccgtgttttgtactgacccctacttgtatgtttctttccttgttatttgtggagtgcagcaaacgtgccgtcgtcttcaactcaatcgcaactctagccagtcttcattacaccggatttcagggtgagctaatgcttttagcttggactggatcttcttcttcatgtctcgatgccttgaagttccggcatggactagctttttatttattctagctttctagatacccttagctttagtaatttgaggatagatgttcttgtgatgaagacttccagattttggggataataatagttgattttttagaagttattgaattggtttttattaatgagtttaagtcttccgcattactttctgttgatattatattgaaatgttaaggtttagattggttggttcgctcacataggagggtaagtgtgggtgccagttgcggccctatttgggtcgtgacaacctCCATGAGATAAATGATTATACCAACCACTTGACTATGTGTTCACCAGACCACCCTTTAATAGGCTTCTCCTCCACCCCCGATGAAAGTTGAGAAGAGAGAAAGGTAAAGAGTTTTTGGAAAAGGAAGATGACAACAAACTAAAAGGAAATGACAACTatgaatctattttttttaaaaaaaataagaagtaaaaaatagaccttttattttctttacttaaaaagggtaaattttgtactttttcTTAAGAGTAAAAacgaaataaatataaaaaaaaaaagcgaaATGTTTAAGCCTGGGATTAAACACGGGCTGAGTTTTGCCTTTTCTAAGAGAAGAAAAtggaattataaaaaaatttcaaatttcaaaaaattgtcacaGTGGGGCTCAAACTCGAGACTTAAAGGTATTTTTAAACAGCCTTAACCACTAGGCTACCAACTTTTATTGTGTCAAGGTTGTTCAACTGTTAATATATgtctaaaaaaattgatatttagtatatatattcGGAAAAAAAATTTCCGATGAAGGTTGGTCAGATCATAGCTCTGCCCCTGatgattttattcttaatcttattttttaagGTAACTAACTTGTTTTATTAATTACCAGTAAAAATATTACTTTCTTCGTTTCTATTTATATGTCATCATTTTGGATTTTACATAcattaagaaatgaaaaaattgtgGAGAATGACAAACAAAGGAAggtaaataaatcaaataaaccccctttcaattattttctttaaaggACAAATTCTCCGTAAGTTTGCTATGCCAGGTCCCACCATTTTGTATAAAAGAAGATCCCCAAAACAAAATCctcttttttcctctttctgcgctttttatacaatttcttcttctagaAAAAATTTCTCCACAATTTTTTCCATAATTGCAATTTCAAACTACCAGTTTCTTCTATCACGCACGTCATTGcattttttcaaactatttcaaaaatttcagaGTACTACCTAAAACTCATCTCACATTAtcaatttttgttcatttttttttgaatttcttaataCTACCTTTTCACTTCACTTGTTAATTCCTTCAGAATTTTGGTTCAATCAATGGATGCCCTCTCCATAGAAAAGATTCACAAGAGGTATACCATTGCatgttgaaattgatgttgaaCACCCATCATTTTCATTGGGTCTAACTCAGGAATTTGGGGAGATTTCAGGTTTGTTATCTAAATCTACTATCATTCAAGAGATTAGATCCAAATTCAATAATGACCCAAGTAGATTTGTTGAGGGAGGTGTGAAGAATCCTGACGATGTTGTTACTGGGTCAAGTAAGAAAAGGAAACATAAAGCTGATATTTATACCGTtcataatgataaaaatgaagctGTTGGTTCTGGGTCAATCGAGCATCATAAGGTATCTGTATAATCATTGTTCATGTATATATttagattttatattatatgttttgtttttgtgttgATTCATGTCTTATACAACTGTAATTGCATAAATGTATAATCTATATTAGTATATGTTTTTGTGTTTCTGTTGATTCATGCCTTATATAATACTGTttgtataaaatgtataataaatttttgtatatgtttatgtGCTTATACAATTGTAgttgtataaatgtataatctATATTAGTATATGTTTTTGTGTTTCTGTTGATTCATGCCTTATACAATACtatttgtataaatgtataataaatTCTTGTATTTGTTTCTGTACTTATACAATTGTTcttgtataaatgtataatatcTTAATATCTGCTTTATATTCATATCTTATACTGCCTAATTTATTGTCTCATTATACAATTGTGTGTATAAGTGTATAATTTATCTACTTCAATAGCttgatcaattttttgaattgtCTATAATGGAGCTATTACGAGCgaaggagaagaagagagaatgaAACTAAAACTGAGTTCGCGTGAATTATGGgatctttttcttatttatctgccgcctatttttaaaaaaaaattgaactgtATAAAAGGAAGATATTTGTTAACTATTATACACAAAAAGTCACCCGTAGCAAACTTTTAATTTGCTACAGAACgcaattttgaataatttgcTATAGCCtacaattatcaattttttgtttgctatatataaaatttgcccttaagaaattaagtaaatttCCTATTCtatccttatttaatttttttggaactcaagttttcaattattgaatttgaatactcaatttattttgattaattgatttatttaaggaaaaattacatgaattggtatattttaataaataattactgattttagcgatactttttatttattaccatttatagcaatactatgttaaatctgcaatatgtattaaaagtgaattatatatgtaatatgtatgaattataattgttttttgaaatatattatgtttgtttggtaaaaatttgacacattgtattataagtgtattaaaatgtgcaataaatgtattatccatcattaaaacttgtactatatgtgaataataaattgttctttgtaatatgtataaaatttatattataaataaattaaaagtgatcaagtgaaaaaaaaattattgctataaatgctaaaaaaaaatttactatagCATATTTAGGCAAGTTTCCCATTATTTAACCAATGAACATGAATTATTTACTTAAACTTTTTAAGCTGCTCAAATGAATATTTTCAAGGTGAATAACttacaagaataaaaaaaggaatgaaTATGATAATTGATGTATTGACTTTATGAACGGACAAATATTATGAACcaatttatagtaaaaaaattacatataaaaaggAACATGGGGAGTACAAAATAGTTGTCCAACCCAATCAGTGGCGTAGTCATGAATTTTATGAAGGGTGTCCAAAAATATCATAGCTCGTAATATAATTTAAAGACTATGTGtacttaaattttgtaaatcaaactacataacattagtgattaattttttaaattttaaatataccaaaatttttaaatcaaactaCATAATATTTAGCTTTAATGTTTACGTTTATCTGATAGGAAAtgaaacaacaaagaaaaggaGAGATATTTCAATTTAGAGTGAAATCACTTTTATGTTTCAAGTTTTCATAAACCTCTAATGACCAACaacgaaaaatgaaaaataaagaatagaATCAAACGAGTTATATTAAAAACGAatatttataaactattttCACTTTTAGTAATTTTATGGAACAAATAAATAGGATTTGCttattaactttaaattaaataattatttttaaattttatttaaatttttaataaaaagaaaaaatcaaagtcAATTAACGAGAATCGAACCCGCACACTACAAGTTGCAAAGAACATAGTAAGAGTTGAACGACTGAAATCACTAAgctagaaaaattaattatttttttaaaatgtccaaaatatgttatttaatcatataattattttacttatgaacacagtgtaatttttttgataaaggaTGTCCAATTGAATACGATAACCAAAGGATAGCTACGCCCCTGAACCCAATCACATTGAAAGTTATAAAGGATGCCAAAAAGTAGAAGAATTTGCACTAGACTAGAGTAATGTAGAGAAGTTTTGTGGACCTTATAATGCGTGTGAATATGATAATGTCAAAAGTGATATGATTTAGGAGTTGGACCTCATTTTAATCACTTCTTGACACTCTGTTTGGTTGGTATCATGGAAATCAGATCATCCAAACCACTTGAAGACTCTAGGAATAATAGTTAAGACACAATGGGTGTATATTTTGTAATTTGcgatataataacaataataataatatcattttcAGTATACAAATTTTATCGTGATGAGATGATTCTGATAGCATATATCAAAAGATCAAAGTTAGCTCATGATATTTAATGCTGTgaattctatattttatttttattttctattttcatgGTTAATCATTTGCTTAGCAAGAGAGTCAAAAATTAATGGTCCATCGAGAAGTTACTAAAAAAAGGATAACTAACATTCATACATTATTATGCCTTAAGTTTACTCACTCAATTATTCatcaagagaagttgaaatacataaatagatGCATAACTTATATTATCCGCTCGTGATGATCATTTACAAGGCCGCAACGGAGCACCACACAAGCATTTGTTATGAAAATACTCATATATCTCAAATTTCTGCATATTCTCACCCTTTGGAATCTTTCCACAAAGTCTATTATAACTCACGTTCAAAATTTGCCACGGATTCTTCGATATGATTTTCGGTATACTCCCATAAATCTTGTTATGACTCAATTCCAACCTCCATAACCCCTTCCCAAACGTCAATTTTGACATATCGAATTCAAATTTATTCCGATCCAATAACATTTCATACGTCGTCTTATCTTTACCAAACAAAAACGAAATATCCCCTTCAAGCATGTTCCTTGACAGATCAATTGTGTCAAAACTCCACCCAGCAAATGAAGTTGGTACAATCCCTGTAAGTTGGTTATGCCCAAGGTAAAGATACGTTAAATTGGGAGCTAATTTGCCAAATGACTCCGGTATTGGTCCAGTTAATTTGTTCCTATCTAATCGTAAAAATTCCAAATATGGAAGTTGTGATAGCGAGGCTGGGATAGTTCCAACAAGCTTATTATACGACAGATTAATGTACGTTAAGCTTTTCAATCGACTAAGGACTTCAGGTACTGGTCCTGAAATGTCCGATTCACTAATTCTGAAGAAAATGAGATTCGTGAGCTTAACAATTGTTGATGGAATTGGACCGGTGAGATTACGTACATTGTGGATACTGAATTTcgtaaggtatgtgagatctccGATGGCGGGAGAGAGATATCCAGAGAGATTCATTTTGGAGAAGTCGATGAGATTAATCCGATTCGATTTTTCATCGCATTCGAGAGTAGGTCCGTACCAGTCAATGCAGCAATCAGTTTTGGGATTCCAATTACCCAAATCATCAGGATTACCTAGAGCTTTTTTGAATTCTAGGAGGGCTTTTTTGTCATTTGGGTGACATCTTTCAGCTGAAAGAGATGGAGAGatttgagagagaaagaagagggaAAAAGAGAGAATGGAAACTATAGAGGAGGGcttcatttttct
Coding sequences within it:
- the LOC101249847 gene encoding polygalacturonase inhibitor, giving the protein MKPSSIVSILSFSLFFLSQISPSLSAERCHPNDKKALLEFKKALGNPDDLGNWNPKTDCCIDWYGPTLECDEKSNRINLIDFSKMNLSGYLSPAIGDLTYLTKFSIHNVRNLTGPIPSTIVKLTNLIFFRISESDISGPVPEVLSRLKSLTYINLSYNKLVGTIPASLSQLPYLEFLRLDRNKLTGPIPESFGKLAPNLTYLYLGHNQLTGIVPTSFAGWSFDTIDLSRNMLEGDISFLFGKDKTTYEMLLDRNKFEFDMSKLTFGKGLWRLELSHNKIYGSIPKIISKNPWQILNVSYNRLCGKIPKGENMQKFEIYEYFHNKCLCGAPLRPCK